The Deinococcus fonticola genome contains the following window.
TGTCGCATAGATGTCCTTGTTCCCGCTTCAATGCGTCAATTTCCTGCTTGATAAACGCTTCTTCGCGTTCAAGTGAAGCCAGAACACTTGGGTTCTGGCAGTGTTCGCGGCGTTGCCGATGTTGACGAAGGCTTTCCTCCAGTTCGTCCAGGCGGTCTTGCAGGTCTTTCAGAGCCACCCGCTCCTGAGCGGGTGGCTGCCACACCGGCAAAGTTTCCTTCTCACCAAACTCGGCAATCAACCGAGCGTCCGCCTTGTCTGTTTTTCCACGGCTCAGACGACTTTCACCGTATGCCTTAATGCGCTTTGGATTGACCACACTGACCCGATAGCGGTGCTGATGCAAAAATTGCGCCACGTTCAGGTGGTATGGCCCAGTTGATTCCATGCAGACCCATCCAGTCTGTTCACCGTGTTTTTTCAACCAAGCGTGCAATTTGTGATGCCCAGTCGCTGTGTTTGGGAACTCGTGATCAAGTTCTATGCCGCTGTCTGCCAGCCTTACACACACCGCTAAAGTGGCTTTGCTGACATCAATTCCGATCATGTTGTACGCTCCTTTTGGGAACAGCACACGCGAGGATCAGGCTTGTATGCAGGCTCTTGTGGCCTCAGATTCCGTTCGATCT
Protein-coding sequences here:
- a CDS encoding IS110 family transposase, whose amino-acid sequence is MIGIDVSKATLAVCVRLADSGIELDHEFPNTATGHHKLHAWLKKHGEQTGWVCMESTGPYHLNVAQFLHQHRYRVSVVNPKRIKAYGESRLSRGKTDKADARLIAEFGEKETLPVWQPPAQERVALKDLQDRLDELEESLRQHRQRREHCQNPSVLASLEREEAFIKQEIDALKREQGHLCDKTPCLREEIELLCTIPGVGELTATRLVARIDISLFDHAASFAAFFGVTPREHSSGTSVHKKARMSKLGSKRLRTALYFPAMQATRYNAQVQALYDRLVAKGHPKKSALGAAMRKLAQQIYGVWSSRRPYNATHGLPSLESFTA